Proteins from a single region of Fusobacterium russii ATCC 25533:
- the glmU gene encoding bifunctional UDP-N-acetylglucosamine diphosphorylase/glucosamine-1-phosphate N-acetyltransferase GlmU, producing MALKAIIMAAGKGTRMKSNTSKVMHLAHGKPIVSRIIDALNQLEVEENILVLGHKKEQILEYFGDVSHVVQEEQLGTGHAVMQAEKKIKDFKGDILILNGDIPLLRAKTLKEMYDLYLEKKVDGIILTANFANPFSYGRILKKDEKVIGIVEEKDANEEEKKIKEVNAGVYIFKSEDLLYALSKIDNKNEKGEYYLTDVIKILSGIGKEIISYSLRDSMEIQGVNSKVELALVSKELRNRKNVELMENGVILIDPATTYIDDEVKIGKDTVIYPNVTIQGSTEIGENSEILSNTRIIDSKIYNNVRIESSVIEESIVEDGVTIGPFAHLRPKTHLKENVHIGNFVETKKSILEKGVKAGHLTYLGDTHVGEKTNIGAGTITCNYDGKNKFKTVIGKNAFIGSDTMLVAPVEVGDNALIGAGSVITKNVPSNALGVARSKQVIKEGWKKEDEKF from the coding sequence ATGGCTTTAAAAGCAATTATTATGGCAGCTGGAAAAGGGACTAGAATGAAATCCAATACTTCAAAAGTTATGCATTTAGCTCATGGAAAACCTATCGTTTCAAGGATTATAGATGCACTAAATCAGCTTGAAGTTGAAGAGAATATATTAGTACTCGGTCATAAAAAAGAACAAATTCTTGAATATTTTGGAGATGTAAGTCATGTAGTTCAAGAAGAACAATTAGGAACAGGGCATGCTGTAATGCAAGCAGAGAAAAAAATTAAGGATTTTAAGGGAGATATTTTAATCTTAAATGGAGATATTCCGCTTTTAAGAGCAAAAACCTTAAAAGAAATGTATGATTTATATCTTGAAAAGAAAGTTGATGGGATAATACTGACAGCCAATTTTGCAAATCCGTTCAGTTATGGAAGAATTCTTAAAAAAGACGAAAAAGTTATTGGAATTGTAGAAGAAAAAGATGCGAATGAAGAAGAAAAGAAAATAAAAGAAGTGAATGCAGGAGTGTATATATTTAAATCAGAAGATTTATTATATGCCCTTTCAAAGATTGATAATAAAAATGAAAAGGGAGAGTACTATCTAACTGATGTAATAAAAATTTTATCTGGAATAGGTAAGGAAATAATTTCATACTCCTTAAGAGATAGTATGGAGATTCAAGGTGTAAATTCAAAAGTTGAATTGGCACTTGTTTCCAAAGAATTGAGAAACAGAAAAAATGTTGAATTGATGGAAAATGGGGTAATACTTATTGATCCGGCAACTACCTATATAGATGATGAAGTTAAGATAGGTAAAGATACGGTTATTTATCCAAATGTAACAATTCAAGGAAGCACTGAAATAGGAGAAAATAGTGAAATTCTTTCTAATACAAGAATTATAGACAGTAAAATTTATAATAATGTCAGAATAGAAAGCTCAGTTATAGAGGAAAGTATAGTTGAAGATGGTGTAACAATAGGACCTTTTGCACACCTAAGACCAAAAACACATTTGAAAGAAAATGTTCATATTGGAAATTTCGTGGAAACTAAAAAATCTATTTTGGAAAAAGGAGTTAAGGCAGGACATCTAACTTACTTAGGGGACACACATGTAGGTGAAAAAACTAATATAGGTGCAGGAACAATAACTTGTAACTATGATGGAAAAAATAAATTTAAAACAGTTATTGGAAAAAATGCTTTTATAGGAAGTGATACAATGCTCGTTGCACCTGTAGAAGTTGGAGATAATGCCTTAATTGGAGCAGGCTCTGTAATAACTAAAAATGTTCCTAGTAATGCACTTGGAGTAGCAAGAAGTAAACAAGTAATAAAGGAAGGATGGAAAAAAGAAGATGAAAAGTTTTAG